A genomic segment from Pseudomonas sp. M30-35 encodes:
- a CDS encoding M20 aminoacylase family protein: MNMHALHTTSATPDIATFVDIRRQIHAAPELGGDTPHTAAMVAEMLEGWGYEVHRNVGGHGLVGVLRNGDSSRTLGIRADMDALPMSEKNQFAHASRVPGRMHACGHDGHTAILLAAAARIAQTRQFNGTLNLIFQPDEEGLAGAKAMIDDGMFERFPCDAVFALHNMPGIPVGTCVVQAGPTMASSERVKINITGKGGHGAMPELTVDPVPVLASLINAIQTIKSRVLAVEEYAVISIGSVQAGTVYNIIPDEASMLISVRTDTTETQQKINNRLTEIVKGHEQTFGVKIDLSMVQLAPALVNHERETEILRQSLSPLFGEGQLLSTMPKKVMGTEDFAYMLEERPGCYFMLGNGTGEFHGCSVHNPHYDFNDELIELGAGCWIKLTENFLA; this comes from the coding sequence ATGAATATGCACGCTCTGCACACGACGTCTGCGACGCCAGACATTGCTACATTCGTCGATATCCGCCGCCAGATTCACGCGGCCCCTGAACTCGGTGGTGACACGCCGCACACTGCTGCGATGGTTGCTGAAATGCTTGAGGGCTGGGGTTACGAAGTGCACCGTAATGTCGGCGGCCATGGTCTAGTTGGCGTGCTGCGTAACGGCGATAGCAGTCGCACGCTGGGCATTCGTGCCGACATGGATGCGTTGCCCATGAGCGAGAAAAACCAGTTTGCTCATGCCAGTCGTGTGCCGGGGCGCATGCATGCCTGTGGCCACGATGGTCATACCGCAATCCTGCTTGCCGCCGCCGCCCGAATCGCGCAAACGCGCCAGTTCAACGGCACCCTTAACCTGATCTTTCAGCCTGACGAAGAAGGCCTTGCCGGGGCCAAAGCCATGATCGACGATGGCATGTTCGAGCGCTTTCCGTGCGATGCCGTATTCGCCTTGCACAATATGCCCGGTATTCCTGTAGGAACCTGCGTGGTTCAGGCGGGGCCGACCATGGCTTCGTCCGAGCGAGTCAAGATCAACATCACCGGTAAGGGTGGCCATGGGGCCATGCCTGAGTTGACTGTCGATCCCGTGCCGGTATTGGCGAGCTTGATTAATGCAATTCAGACCATCAAGTCGCGGGTGCTGGCAGTGGAAGAATATGCGGTGATCAGTATCGGCTCGGTGCAAGCTGGCACGGTTTACAACATCATTCCCGACGAAGCCTCGATGCTGATCAGCGTGCGTACAGACACCACTGAAACCCAGCAGAAAATCAATAATCGCCTGACTGAAATCGTCAAAGGCCACGAGCAGACCTTTGGCGTAAAGATTGACCTGAGCATGGTCCAACTGGCTCCAGCGCTGGTCAACCATGAGCGCGAAACCGAAATCCTGCGCCAGAGCCTTAGCCCGCTTTTCGGCGAAGGGCAGTTGCTATCGACGATGCCGAAGAAAGTCATGGGCACCGAAGACTTCGCCTACATGCTGGAAGAACGGCCAGGCTGCTATTTCATGCTGGGTAACGGCACTGGCGAGTTCCATGGCTGTTCGGTACACAACCCGCACTACGATTTTAATGATGAGTTGATCGAACTCGGCGCGGGCTGCTGGATCAAGTTGACCGAAAACTTTTTGGCCTAA
- a CDS encoding LysR family transcriptional regulator — MKLHQLRALVAIHQSGSIQEASKVMHITQPALSRSIKELERELGFSLLQRSYKGMSLTDEGRRVIRHANLVVESIRRLQVDAAHIQDAAVGQVAIGVTSLTAMLDGMDEAILAIRRKFPRLTISITDLRPNQMLQRVRDGSLDFAITSQQPLSRLNLDWEALGSVKGMVVCHKSNQHKFSRSLRSLQYASWISLDELDEPASQFHQLFEVNDVRRPQSAIECTSIMLALNLLRQTDSLMTISEVAVRDFNRYPQGEDLALVEIQELIPDYPINLVCIDRHSLTAPAEELFNELKARLFATPHV; from the coding sequence ATGAAACTTCATCAACTCAGGGCGCTGGTTGCGATTCACCAGTCTGGAAGTATCCAGGAGGCGTCCAAGGTTATGCATATCACCCAACCTGCGCTAAGCCGCTCAATCAAAGAGCTGGAGCGGGAGCTGGGTTTCAGCTTGCTACAGCGTTCCTACAAGGGCATGTCGCTGACCGACGAAGGTCGGCGGGTCATTCGTCACGCCAACCTGGTGGTGGAGAGCATTCGACGCCTGCAGGTGGATGCCGCGCATATTCAAGATGCTGCGGTGGGGCAAGTGGCGATAGGAGTGACCTCCTTGACGGCGATGCTCGACGGTATGGATGAAGCCATTCTGGCGATACGCCGTAAATTCCCGCGCTTGACCATTAGCATCACTGACCTGCGGCCGAATCAGATGCTACAGCGCGTGCGCGATGGCTCATTGGATTTCGCCATCACCTCACAGCAACCGCTAAGCCGCCTGAATCTGGACTGGGAAGCGTTGGGCAGCGTCAAAGGAATGGTGGTTTGCCATAAAAGTAATCAGCACAAGTTCTCACGCTCCTTGCGCTCTTTGCAGTACGCCAGCTGGATTAGCCTGGACGAATTGGACGAGCCCGCTTCGCAGTTTCACCAATTGTTCGAAGTCAACGATGTGCGTCGCCCGCAAAGCGCAATTGAGTGCACATCGATCATGCTGGCGCTGAACCTGCTCAGGCAGACTGACTCGCTGATGACCATCAGCGAAGTGGCAGTCAGAGACTTCAACCGTTATCCACAGGGCGAAGACTTGGCTCTTGTGGAGATTCAGGAATTGATCCCGGACTACCCGATCAATCTTGTGTGCATCGACCGACATAGCCTCACAGCACCCGCTGAAGAGTTATTCAATGAGTTGAAAGCGCGATTGTTCGCCACGCCCCACGTTTGA
- a CDS encoding response regulator: MNALTSPHEQAAATRGVILIVDDTPDNLALLSDALDDAGYMVLVALDGLSALSRIQRRRPDLILLDAMMPGLDGFETCRRIKAEAQTADIPVLFMTALTDSEHVIEGFAAGGIDYVTKPIHPEQVIARVASHLRTAQILKSAREAAAPRDISLSNETAYETLSARFSLTEREVEVLSWVACGKTNRDIGDILGLSPRTVNKHLEHVYVKLGVETRTAAAAVAISANVGR; this comes from the coding sequence ATGAACGCGCTGACATCACCCCATGAGCAAGCGGCCGCCACGCGCGGCGTGATCCTTATTGTTGACGACACTCCAGATAATTTGGCGTTGCTCTCCGATGCACTGGATGACGCAGGCTATATGGTGCTGGTAGCACTCGACGGTCTCAGCGCGCTATCGCGTATTCAGCGCCGGCGCCCTGACCTGATTCTGCTCGACGCCATGATGCCCGGCCTGGATGGATTCGAAACCTGCAGGCGAATAAAAGCCGAAGCACAGACGGCTGATATTCCGGTGCTCTTTATGACTGCACTGACCGATAGCGAGCACGTGATTGAGGGTTTTGCAGCGGGCGGAATCGACTACGTAACCAAACCGATTCACCCCGAACAAGTGATCGCCCGTGTCGCCTCGCACCTGCGCACCGCACAGATACTCAAGTCCGCTCGAGAAGCCGCCGCTCCACGCGATATCAGCCTGAGCAATGAGACAGCCTACGAAACACTGTCTGCGCGGTTTTCCCTAACCGAACGCGAGGTCGAAGTACTCAGTTGGGTCGCGTGCGGCAAGACCAACCGCGACATCGGCGATATCCTCGGTTTGTCGCCGCGCACGGTGAATAAACACCTGGAACACGTCTACGTAAAACTCGGCGTAGAAACGCGAACGGCCGCAGCCGCCGTGGCAATTTCAGCCAATGTGGGCCGTTAA
- the tolQ gene encoding protein TolQ yields the protein MHNTLEQMTVWSLIGDASVLVKLVMLILLVASLASWYLIIQRSLLLGRCERLQKDFMKRFRQQSDLAQLYREGAEQADADAAFEHIFRAGYGEFAQLQRQPGASPDALIDGVERGMLVAISEQEERLEKGLPFLATVGSVSPYIGLFGTVWGIMNSFIGLSQVQQATLSTVAPGIAEALIATAIGLFAAIPAVVAYNRFAARVATLSSRFYAFGNELQSRLQRKLQSAPNLSQAA from the coding sequence ATGCACAACACTCTCGAACAGATGACTGTATGGAGCTTGATCGGCGATGCCAGCGTTTTGGTTAAGCTGGTCATGCTAATCCTCTTGGTTGCCTCATTGGCCAGTTGGTATCTGATTATCCAGCGCAGCCTGTTGCTGGGGCGCTGCGAGCGGTTGCAGAAAGACTTCATGAAGCGTTTTCGTCAGCAAAGCGACCTTGCTCAGCTTTACCGCGAAGGCGCTGAACAAGCCGATGCTGATGCTGCGTTTGAGCATATATTCCGCGCCGGTTACGGTGAGTTCGCCCAGTTGCAACGCCAACCTGGCGCGAGCCCGGACGCACTGATTGATGGTGTTGAGCGTGGCATGTTGGTGGCTATTTCCGAACAGGAAGAACGTCTGGAAAAGGGCTTGCCGTTTCTTGCCACTGTTGGCTCGGTCAGCCCTTATATCGGCTTGTTTGGCACTGTGTGGGGAATCATGAATTCATTCATCGGTTTGTCTCAGGTGCAGCAGGCAACGCTTTCAACCGTTGCGCCGGGTATTGCCGAAGCGCTGATCGCCACAGCCATTGGCCTCTTCGCCGCGATTCCCGCAGTGGTTGCATATAATCGTTTCGCCGCCCGAGTCGCCACGCTCAGCTCGCGCTTCTACGCCTTTGGCAACGAATTGCAGAGTCGTTTACAGCGCAAGCTGCAGTCTGCGCCGAACCTGTCTCAGGCCGCCTGA
- a CDS encoding energy transducer TonB produces MMLSTQSFGLSRLSNASGWRNFMAAGVAVGVHVLVLALLLTQWSSEKPDAPQVRTLTTQLITLPAPAPPAVPEIITPPEPVAAPPVQPVEPIEPVESVEAPKPDPRIQQQKLEQAALARKRVEEQERQRERELQQARQQREQQRVERQRLEAQAQQRDAEAQAARQAEAESAAAAIRQYLPIAKEAPDYPDRALDKNIEGDCTVSYRVNPQGRVENPQVIGDCHPLFVRPSLSAAKTFRYQPRLENGQAVAVDGVKNTFHYRIE; encoded by the coding sequence ATGATGCTCTCCACCCAGAGTTTTGGTTTGTCACGCTTATCCAATGCGAGCGGCTGGCGAAACTTCATGGCTGCTGGCGTTGCGGTGGGGGTGCACGTACTGGTCTTGGCGCTGCTGTTGACGCAATGGTCCAGTGAGAAACCCGATGCGCCACAGGTGCGCACGTTGACCACTCAACTGATTACCCTGCCGGCGCCAGCGCCGCCTGCTGTGCCGGAAATTATCACACCGCCTGAGCCTGTGGCTGCGCCGCCCGTGCAACCGGTAGAGCCGATTGAGCCGGTTGAATCAGTCGAAGCGCCGAAGCCAGATCCACGCATCCAGCAACAGAAGCTGGAGCAAGCCGCATTGGCGCGTAAGCGGGTAGAAGAACAGGAGCGCCAGCGTGAACGCGAGTTGCAACAAGCGCGGCAGCAACGTGAACAGCAACGAGTTGAACGCCAACGTCTTGAAGCCCAAGCCCAGCAGCGTGACGCAGAAGCTCAAGCGGCGCGTCAGGCTGAGGCTGAGTCTGCAGCGGCTGCAATTCGCCAGTATCTGCCAATTGCCAAGGAAGCCCCGGATTATCCTGATCGCGCCCTGGACAAAAACATCGAAGGCGACTGCACCGTCAGCTATAGAGTCAATCCCCAAGGCCGAGTTGAAAATCCACAAGTTATCGGCGATTGCCACCCACTGTTTGTGCGCCCCTCACTCTCTGCCGCTAAAACCTTCCGCTATCAGCCTCGCCTGGAAAATGGCCAAGCGGTTGCAGTGGACGGGGTGAAAAACACCTTTCATTACCGTATCGAGTAA
- a CDS encoding MFS transporter has translation MQAQTLSVTGVDNTPIPARQHERKAVVACSLGNALEMYDFTIYSFFAVLIGKHFFPSESAVASLLMSLSTFGVGFLMRPVGAVLIGRFADRRGRKSALSLTIGLMTLGTAMIAFAPTYQQIGIFATVILVCGRLIQGISAGGEIGTASVFLMESAHTSRRCHMVSWQAASQGYAALVGAGFGFTLSQILEPSALESWGWRIPFIFGLLIGPVGWYIRTRLPETHDEQAPVQAADTFASLWRRIALGIGLMASATIGMYLFVFYMPTYLVTALNYPQSSAMAIGCLAGGCMAIITPLAGRFADRYQLRKTLLGWTVALPVVLVIPAFYVLSHTSQLYVAMLVVAVLVLPGCVGAGAFFSLIMEGFSKENRALGTSVSYSFGVTLFGGFSPLIAASLTAVFDSPMAPAFYLVAGGVISLVCLKYYPEHKGRE, from the coding sequence ATGCAAGCGCAAACGCTATCAGTCACGGGTGTCGACAACACTCCTATTCCGGCACGCCAGCACGAGCGCAAAGCAGTGGTTGCATGCTCGCTCGGTAATGCGCTGGAGATGTATGACTTCACTATCTACAGCTTCTTTGCCGTATTAATCGGCAAGCACTTCTTTCCATCCGAGTCGGCAGTCGCTTCGCTATTGATGTCGCTCTCCACTTTTGGCGTGGGCTTCCTGATGCGCCCGGTCGGTGCGGTTTTGATTGGCCGGTTTGCCGACCGTCGAGGACGCAAGTCGGCCTTGAGCCTGACCATCGGCTTGATGACCTTGGGCACGGCGATGATCGCTTTTGCGCCGACTTATCAACAAATAGGGATTTTCGCCACTGTGATCCTGGTCTGCGGGCGGTTGATTCAGGGCATATCAGCAGGTGGTGAAATCGGTACCGCATCGGTGTTTCTGATGGAGTCAGCCCACACCTCTCGACGTTGCCACATGGTCAGTTGGCAAGCGGCCAGCCAGGGTTATGCGGCTTTGGTCGGCGCGGGGTTTGGTTTTACCCTGAGCCAAATATTAGAGCCCTCGGCGTTGGAGAGTTGGGGCTGGCGCATCCCCTTTATCTTTGGCTTGCTGATTGGCCCTGTTGGCTGGTACATCCGCACGCGCTTGCCTGAAACACATGATGAGCAAGCCCCGGTGCAAGCTGCGGATACTTTCGCATCCTTGTGGCGGCGCATAGCCTTGGGTATCGGGCTGATGGCCAGCGCAACAATTGGCATGTACTTGTTCGTGTTTTATATGCCGACCTACTTGGTGACAGCCCTGAACTATCCGCAGAGCAGTGCCATGGCTATCGGCTGCCTGGCAGGCGGCTGCATGGCTATTATTACGCCGCTGGCTGGGCGTTTCGCCGATCGTTATCAACTGCGTAAAACGCTGCTGGGCTGGACGGTTGCGCTACCTGTAGTGCTGGTGATTCCGGCTTTTTATGTGCTCAGCCATACCAGCCAATTGTATGTGGCCATGTTGGTGGTTGCCGTTTTGGTATTACCAGGCTGTGTCGGTGCCGGTGCATTTTTCTCGCTGATCATGGAGGGCTTCTCCAAGGAGAACCGAGCCCTTGGCACCTCCGTCAGCTACAGCTTTGGGGTGACCCTGTTCGGTGGTTTCTCACCGCTGATTGCAGCCTCCCTGACGGCTGTTTTCGACAGCCCAATGGCCCCGGCGTTCTACCTCGTGGCCGGTGGTGTCATCAGCCTGGTTTGCCTCAAATACTATCCAGAACATAAAGGACGCGAGTAA
- a CDS encoding phytase, producing the protein MNSLFSCSLLFAALTMAGCERIPTQTAGFSPNVSPSVSLSPWDAASRVEAEDVRFVPAELTAGADLRIAASERRGLLLFNDKGDELARLPGNYSTLDSRAAGESLIVASINNTTQQATLAGLDVSGREWGRPLLLPAQDYAVAGLCLYRDEASNLFLFLVGEEGRGEQWLVGTGSRLNASAERVRRLPLPPQAEYCQADDSANLLFVNEENVGLWAYPAHPEADVSRLPVDMRAPFGSLKASAGAMASVPGGLLALDHDASELHLYQQQDERWLSVASLALPDLQAPERLAVKPNADGLQVLVHDDASGQVYQGQLNWQPKPVSTTPVLASVAALRQTEPVGRQGDAADDPAIWVHPTQPSLSRVLGTNKKQGLLAYDLNGKLLQELPVGRLNNVDVRANFNLAGRMIDLAVASNRDNNSISLFAIDRASGKITEAGEIPTPLYEIYGICLFKPDTGGLYAFANGKDGSFLQYRLKDVSGKIEGALVRRFAVASQPEGCVADDRQQVLFLGEEDVGVWAVDARADGATELTSVLAVGDLLKADVEGIALYQADDQGYLVISSQGNDSYVVLDSAAPYAIRGALRVGLNGALGIDGASETDGLEVTSANLGSPWARGMLVVQDGRKRMPETTQNFKFVPWSEVAKALQLQ; encoded by the coding sequence ATGAATTCGCTGTTTAGCTGTTCCCTGCTATTTGCAGCCCTGACCATGGCGGGTTGTGAGCGTATACCGACTCAGACCGCTGGCTTTAGCCCGAATGTAAGCCCCAGCGTATCGCTGAGCCCGTGGGACGCCGCGTCTCGAGTCGAGGCTGAGGATGTACGTTTCGTCCCTGCCGAGCTGACTGCTGGCGCTGACTTGCGCATCGCGGCCAGTGAGCGCCGCGGCCTGCTTCTGTTCAACGATAAAGGTGATGAACTGGCTCGGTTGCCGGGTAACTACTCAACGTTGGACAGTCGCGCGGCTGGCGAGAGCTTGATCGTCGCCAGTATCAATAACACCACTCAGCAAGCCACGCTGGCTGGACTCGACGTTTCTGGTCGTGAGTGGGGGCGCCCGCTATTACTGCCTGCTCAAGACTATGCCGTGGCCGGTTTATGTCTGTATCGCGACGAAGCGAGCAACCTGTTCTTGTTTCTGGTTGGCGAGGAAGGCCGAGGTGAGCAGTGGCTGGTGGGCACTGGCAGCCGCTTGAATGCCAGCGCCGAGCGAGTCCGCCGCTTACCGTTGCCACCACAGGCAGAATATTGTCAGGCTGATGACAGCGCCAACCTACTGTTCGTCAATGAAGAAAACGTCGGATTGTGGGCTTATCCCGCACATCCAGAAGCCGATGTCAGTCGCTTGCCGGTTGATATGCGCGCACCTTTTGGCAGCCTTAAAGCATCCGCTGGCGCGATGGCCAGCGTCCCCGGTGGCCTGCTGGCGCTGGATCACGATGCGAGCGAGTTGCACCTCTATCAGCAACAAGATGAGCGTTGGTTATCGGTGGCCAGCCTGGCGTTACCCGATTTGCAGGCGCCAGAGCGTTTAGCCGTAAAACCCAACGCAGATGGCTTGCAGGTGCTGGTGCATGACGACGCCAGTGGTCAGGTTTATCAAGGGCAACTCAACTGGCAACCCAAGCCAGTAAGCACGACGCCTGTGCTGGCGAGTGTTGCTGCCCTGCGTCAGACCGAACCGGTTGGGCGTCAGGGCGATGCGGCGGATGATCCGGCAATCTGGGTGCACCCAACCCAGCCGAGTTTGTCGCGTGTGCTGGGTACCAACAAGAAGCAGGGGCTGCTGGCTTACGACCTTAACGGCAAGTTGCTGCAAGAGCTGCCCGTTGGCCGTCTGAACAATGTCGATGTGCGCGCCAACTTCAACCTGGCCGGGCGAATGATCGACCTGGCCGTGGCCAGCAACCGCGATAACAACAGCATCAGTCTGTTCGCTATTGATCGCGCCAGCGGGAAGATTACTGAGGCGGGCGAGATACCGACACCGCTATACGAAATCTACGGTATCTGTTTATTCAAGCCAGATACGGGTGGGCTGTATGCCTTCGCCAATGGCAAGGACGGTAGCTTCCTGCAATACCGCCTTAAAGATGTCAGCGGCAAAATAGAAGGCGCTCTGGTTCGACGCTTTGCGGTTGCCAGCCAGCCCGAGGGCTGCGTCGCCGATGACCGCCAGCAGGTGTTGTTTCTCGGTGAAGAGGATGTAGGTGTGTGGGCGGTGGATGCGCGTGCAGACGGAGCTACCGAGCTGACTTCCGTGCTGGCGGTGGGTGATTTACTCAAGGCCGACGTCGAGGGCATCGCGCTTTATCAGGCAGACGACCAAGGCTATCTGGTGATCTCCAGCCAAGGTAACGACAGCTATGTGGTGCTCGATTCCGCAGCGCCGTACGCGATTCGCGGCGCCCTGCGTGTAGGGCTCAACGGTGCGCTGGGGATTGACGGGGCCTCTGAAACCGATGGTTTGGAAGTCACGTCCGCCAATCTTGGTAGCCCCTGGGCCCGCGGCATGTTGGTGGTGCAAGACGGGCGTAAACGCATGCCGGAGACCACCCAGAACTTCAAGTTTGTGCCCTGGAGTGAAGTGGCCAAGGCGCTGCAATTGCAGTGA
- the tolR gene encoding protein TolR, producing MRKPQSKYAAKAEMNVVPYIDVMLVLLVIFMVTAPMLTQGVKVELPKVAAEALPSDSQQQVLTLSVQADGGYYWNLGPELDIDSRGDSAVDLQEMTAKVGELLAARGDTQVYIRADGAVDYSRVVAGMAALQQGGVTNLGLITEAPQ from the coding sequence ATGCGTAAACCTCAAAGCAAATACGCCGCCAAGGCAGAGATGAATGTGGTGCCTTATATCGACGTAATGCTGGTGCTGCTGGTGATCTTCATGGTGACCGCACCGATGCTTACGCAAGGCGTTAAGGTTGAGTTGCCCAAGGTCGCTGCTGAGGCGTTGCCAAGCGATAGTCAGCAGCAGGTTCTGACACTTTCGGTACAAGCCGACGGTGGTTATTACTGGAATCTCGGCCCAGAGCTGGATATCGACAGCCGTGGCGACAGCGCGGTTGATCTGCAGGAAATGACGGCCAAAGTCGGTGAACTGCTCGCCGCACGAGGCGACACACAGGTCTACATCCGTGCCGACGGTGCTGTCGACTATTCACGTGTGGTGGCGGGTATGGCCGCGTTGCAGCAGGGTGGCGTGACTAACCTTGGGTTGATTACCGAGGCGCCGCAGTGA